A single genomic interval of Streptomyces sp. 1222.5 harbors:
- a CDS encoding sigma-70 family RNA polymerase sigma factor → MTAGTSVIRGTTTPTHGTTTAEHELATLQREHGGPLFALLLRLCDGDRQRAEDLAQETLVRAWQHPEALHADAFDSVRPWLLTVARRLAIDARRARQARPPEVGDAVPEDARVTADHAERAAAVLDVREAVKTLTPEHRDVLVLVYFRGASVAEAAQILGIPPGTVKSRAFYALRALRRVLPGYAADLH, encoded by the coding sequence GACGACGACCGCCGAGCACGAGCTGGCCACGCTCCAGCGCGAGCACGGCGGGCCCCTCTTCGCCCTGCTGCTCAGACTGTGCGACGGGGACCGGCAGCGCGCCGAGGACCTCGCCCAGGAGACGCTGGTGCGCGCCTGGCAGCATCCCGAGGCGCTGCACGCCGACGCCTTCGACTCCGTACGGCCCTGGCTGCTGACCGTGGCGCGGCGGCTCGCGATCGACGCGCGGCGGGCCCGGCAGGCCCGGCCGCCCGAGGTCGGCGACGCGGTCCCGGAGGACGCCCGGGTGACCGCCGACCACGCCGAGCGGGCCGCCGCCGTGCTGGACGTCCGGGAGGCTGTGAAGACACTCACTCCGGAGCACCGTGACGTCCTCGTACTCGTGTACTTCCGCGGGGCCAGTGTGGCGGAAGCGGCGCAGATCCTGGGTATTCCACCCGGTACCGTGAAATCTCGCGCGTTCTACGCGCTCCGCGCCCTGCGCCGGGTCCTTCCGGGTTATGCGGCCGACCTGCACTGA
- a CDS encoding Fpg/Nei family DNA glycosylase, giving the protein MPELPEVEALTDFLTEHLVGRRVVRVLPVAISVLKTYDPPVTALEGAEVTAVRRYGKFLDLEADSGLHLVTHLARAGWLQWKDRLPDGPPKPGKGPLALRVALETGEGFDLTEAGTQKRLAVYVVGDPGEVPGVARLGPDPLADDFDEARFAALLKDERRQLKGALRDQSLIAGVGNAYSDEILHAAKMSPFKLAASLTPDETHHLYEALRTTLTEAVERSRGVAAGRLKAEKKSGLRVHGRTGEPCPVCGDTIREVSFSDSSLQYCPTCQTGGKPLADRRLSRLLK; this is encoded by the coding sequence ATGCCGGAACTGCCCGAGGTAGAAGCGCTGACGGACTTCCTCACCGAGCACCTGGTCGGCCGCCGGGTGGTGCGGGTGCTGCCCGTCGCCATCAGTGTCCTGAAGACCTACGACCCGCCGGTCACCGCCCTGGAGGGCGCCGAGGTGACGGCCGTGCGCCGGTACGGCAAGTTCCTCGACCTGGAGGCGGACAGCGGGCTGCATCTGGTGACGCACCTCGCCCGCGCGGGCTGGCTGCAGTGGAAGGACCGGCTGCCCGACGGTCCGCCCAAGCCGGGGAAGGGCCCCCTCGCGCTCCGCGTGGCGCTGGAGACCGGCGAGGGTTTCGATCTCACCGAGGCCGGCACCCAGAAGCGCCTCGCGGTGTACGTCGTCGGTGACCCCGGGGAGGTCCCCGGTGTCGCCCGGCTCGGCCCGGACCCGCTCGCCGACGACTTCGACGAGGCCCGCTTCGCCGCGCTCCTGAAGGACGAGAGACGGCAGCTCAAGGGGGCGCTGCGGGACCAGTCCCTGATCGCCGGCGTCGGCAACGCCTACAGCGACGAGATCCTGCACGCCGCGAAGATGTCGCCGTTCAAGCTGGCGGCCTCGCTCACCCCGGACGAGACCCACCACCTCTACGAGGCGCTGCGCACCACGCTCACCGAGGCGGTCGAACGCTCCCGCGGAGTGGCCGCCGGACGCCTGAAGGCCGAGAAGAAGAGCGGCCTGCGGGTGCACGGCCGCACCGGCGAGCCCTGCCCGGTCTGCGGGGACACCATCCGCGAGGTCTCCTTCAGCGACTCCTCGCTGCAGTACTGCCCCACCTGCCAGACGGGCGGCAAGCCCCTGGCGGACCGCCGGCTCTCCCGGCTGCTGAAATGA
- a CDS encoding DUF4231 domain-containing protein, producing MRRRRVPDTTWAAEQDPLLALVRRELAFYTRACTRARRLHHGTELGALLTTSVTVVAAGLHAPAWLTALIAGGAVFFTGMRQLYGAGSRWVLAAQARESLRRALDRYLLLPEAERDATARQALQTVVEEVGANELRAWSEAQGGRTEPPLPSVGA from the coding sequence ATGAGACGAAGAAGGGTCCCCGACACCACCTGGGCGGCCGAACAGGATCCCCTGCTGGCCCTCGTCCGGCGGGAGTTGGCGTTCTACACGAGGGCCTGCACCCGGGCCAGGCGGCTGCACCACGGCACCGAACTCGGCGCACTCCTCACCACGTCGGTGACGGTCGTGGCCGCCGGTCTGCACGCCCCGGCCTGGCTGACCGCGCTGATCGCGGGCGGCGCCGTCTTCTTCACCGGCATGCGCCAGCTGTACGGGGCCGGCTCGCGCTGGGTGCTCGCCGCGCAGGCGCGGGAGTCGCTGCGCCGGGCCCTCGACCGCTATCTGCTCCTGCCCGAGGCCGAACGCGACGCGACGGCCCGCCAGGCCCTGCAGACGGTGGTCGAGGAGGTCGGCGCGAACGAACTGCGCGCCTGGTCCGAGGCGCAGGGAGGGCGCACCGAACCGCCACTGCCGTCGGTGGGAGCGTGA
- a CDS encoding DUF6777 domain-containing protein: MRIPTRSIGMACVLLMALLVTGCAGMGVKEAQTGEELFLEPAGARGAEPFTDSTAAVAAAPPTPPSPTTAAASQSVTLSERALAPLRPTRTVSGATPGLYRGAVHVAGCDVERQIGYLAADPARGEAFAAALNVTRSQVPRHLRSLTPVVLRADTRVTNNGYRDGQAVQYQSVLQAGTAVLVDDRGVPRVRCACGNPLGPPGSARGVGVSGSAWPAYEPNQVVVVTPAPRAVASLTLLDADGRTWIERRTGQDVRHDRVVPAPAGAAATAPADPAHQDANGAQTPDSGQPSAGGSGPATPPPSAAARADGRAAPADGTTQPPGPGLPALPKAPAAHVPQPDPLDEIGPPTVPELPDPPDGGGLIPADPDPPGDGVPEADGPPDAPDPRGAVPDGLADVQDG; the protein is encoded by the coding sequence GTGCGGATACCCACCCGATCCATCGGCATGGCCTGCGTCCTCTTGATGGCGCTGCTCGTGACCGGCTGCGCCGGCATGGGCGTCAAGGAGGCCCAGACGGGTGAAGAGCTCTTCCTCGAGCCCGCCGGGGCCCGGGGTGCCGAGCCCTTCACCGACTCGACGGCCGCCGTCGCCGCAGCGCCACCGACCCCTCCGTCGCCCACCACCGCGGCGGCGTCGCAGTCGGTGACGCTCTCCGAACGGGCCCTCGCGCCGCTGCGCCCGACGCGGACCGTCTCCGGGGCGACGCCCGGCCTCTACCGGGGCGCCGTGCACGTCGCCGGCTGCGACGTCGAGCGGCAGATCGGCTACCTGGCGGCGGACCCGGCCCGGGGCGAGGCCTTCGCCGCCGCGCTGAACGTCACCCGGTCGCAGGTGCCCCGGCACCTGCGGAGTCTGACCCCGGTCGTGCTCCGCGCCGACACCCGCGTCACGAACAACGGCTACCGCGACGGACAGGCGGTCCAGTACCAGTCCGTGCTGCAGGCCGGTACCGCCGTCCTCGTGGACGACCGGGGCGTGCCCCGCGTCCGCTGCGCCTGCGGCAACCCGCTCGGGCCACCGGGGTCGGCCCGCGGCGTCGGCGTCAGCGGATCCGCCTGGCCCGCCTACGAACCGAACCAGGTGGTCGTGGTGACCCCGGCACCCCGCGCCGTCGCCAGTCTCACGCTCCTCGACGCCGACGGACGCACCTGGATCGAACGCCGGACCGGTCAGGACGTCCGCCACGACCGCGTCGTCCCCGCGCCCGCCGGGGCCGCCGCCACCGCGCCCGCCGACCCGGCGCACCAGGACGCCAACGGCGCGCAGACGCCGGACAGCGGCCAGCCCAGCGCCGGCGGGAGCGGGCCGGCCACGCCACCGCCCTCCGCCGCGGCCCGGGCGGACGGGCGCGCCGCGCCCGCGGACGGCACCACTCAGCCGCCGGGACCGGGCCTCCCGGCCCTCCCGAAGGCGCCGGCCGCCCATGTCCCCCAGCCGGACCCGCTCGACGAGATCGGTCCGCCGACCGTCCCGGAGCTCCCGGACCCGCCCGACGGCGGCGGGCTGATCCCGGCCGACCCGGACCCGCCAGGCGACGGCGTACCGGAGGCCGACGGGCCGCCGGACGCGCCGGACCCGAGGGGAGCCGTACCCGACGGCCTGGCGGACGTCCAGGACGGCTGA
- a CDS encoding lipase maturation factor family protein has translation MDWFTAPDYWWSRLVLQRGLAALYLVAFLTAALQFRALLGERGMLPIPRFVARVPFRRAPSLFQWRYSDGFFAACAWAGCAVSAALLAGADAELPLWAGILLWLVPWALYLSIVNVGQTWYAFGWESLLLETGFLAAFLGNDDVAPPVVVLFLLRWILFRVEFGAGLIKLRGDACWRKLTCLDYHHETQPMPGPLSWFFHHLPKPVHRAEVAANHLTQLVVPVLLFTPQPVASAAAALMIVTQLWLVLSGNFSWLNWVTIVLALSALRLPGSAPSVPPAPLWYEVLLLAVAALLLFLSYHPVTNMISRRQVMNRSFDPLHLVNTYGAFGSVSRVRYEVVVEGTLDEGPREDSDWREYEFKGKPGDPRRWPRQFAPYHLRLDWLMWFAALSPAYAGDWFGGLVERLLENDRDTLRLLRRSPFPPDTPPRYVRARLFRYRYTSRRELRETGACWERTYVREYLPPTRLASAARMP, from the coding sequence GTGGACTGGTTCACCGCACCCGACTACTGGTGGAGCCGGCTGGTCCTCCAGCGGGGTCTGGCCGCGCTGTATCTCGTAGCGTTCCTGACGGCGGCGCTCCAGTTCCGGGCGCTCCTCGGGGAGCGCGGCATGCTGCCGATCCCCCGCTTCGTGGCGCGGGTGCCCTTCCGGCGGGCCCCGAGCCTGTTCCAGTGGCGCTACTCGGACGGCTTCTTCGCGGCCTGTGCCTGGGCGGGCTGCGCGGTGTCGGCGGCCCTGCTCGCCGGGGCGGACGCCGAACTGCCGCTGTGGGCGGGGATCCTGCTGTGGCTGGTGCCCTGGGCGCTGTACCTGTCGATCGTCAACGTGGGCCAGACCTGGTACGCGTTCGGCTGGGAGTCACTCCTGCTGGAGACGGGCTTCCTCGCCGCGTTCCTCGGCAACGACGACGTCGCGCCGCCCGTGGTCGTGCTGTTCCTTCTCCGCTGGATCCTGTTCCGGGTGGAGTTCGGCGCCGGGCTGATCAAGCTGAGGGGCGACGCCTGCTGGCGGAAGCTGACCTGTCTGGACTACCACCACGAGACGCAGCCGATGCCGGGCCCGCTGAGCTGGTTCTTCCACCATCTGCCGAAGCCGGTGCACCGGGCCGAGGTGGCCGCCAACCATCTGACCCAACTGGTCGTGCCGGTACTGCTGTTCACCCCGCAGCCGGTCGCCTCGGCCGCGGCGGCCCTGATGATCGTCACCCAGCTGTGGCTGGTGCTGTCCGGCAACTTCTCCTGGCTGAACTGGGTCACGATCGTGCTGGCCCTGTCCGCGCTGCGGCTGCCGGGATCCGCCCCGTCCGTGCCGCCGGCGCCGCTCTGGTACGAGGTCCTGCTGCTCGCCGTCGCCGCGCTGCTGCTCTTCCTGAGCTACCACCCGGTGACGAACATGATCTCCCGCCGCCAGGTCATGAACCGCTCCTTCGACCCCCTCCACCTGGTGAACACCTACGGCGCCTTCGGCAGTGTCAGCCGGGTGCGCTACGAGGTGGTGGTGGAGGGCACGCTGGACGAGGGGCCCCGCGAGGACTCGGACTGGCGGGAGTACGAGTTCAAGGGGAAACCGGGTGATCCACGGCGCTGGCCGCGCCAGTTCGCGCCCTACCATCTGCGCCTGGACTGGCTGATGTGGTTCGCGGCGCTGTCGCCCGCGTACGCCGGGGACTGGTTCGGCGGGCTGGTGGAGCGGCTGCTGGAGAACGACCGGGACACGCTGCGGCTGCTGCGCCGCTCCCCCTTCCCGCCGGACACGCCGCCCCGCTACGTCCGGGCCCGTCTCTTCCGCTACCGCTACACCAGCCGGCGGGAGCTGCGGGAGACGGGCGCGTGCTGGGAGCGGACGTACGTGCGCGAGTACCTGCCGCCCACGCGGCTGGCGAGCGCGGCTCGGATGCCGTAG
- a CDS encoding zf-HC2 domain-containing protein, protein MRSLERHRDVGAYALGVLDEAEAFRFEDHLMECPRCAAQVTEFGPTARQLLLYRRATPRFVHPMAQAGPRLLDRLLGDISLRRRSRRRRALYGLAASVVLAVAGSGIVAFSGHARPTAHTTAATDPRTGVWARVTTADEDWGSDLRLEVKDGSGSHVCRLVAIGDDGTEQVVAGWANPANGTHPTTTLGAAQMHPDEIARYEVRTADGERLVTLESR, encoded by the coding sequence ATGAGGTCCCTGGAACGGCATCGCGACGTCGGCGCGTACGCGCTCGGCGTGCTGGACGAGGCGGAGGCCTTCCGCTTCGAGGACCACCTCATGGAGTGCCCCCGGTGCGCGGCACAGGTGACCGAGTTCGGGCCCACGGCCCGGCAGCTGTTGCTCTACCGCCGGGCGACGCCGCGCTTCGTGCACCCCATGGCGCAGGCCGGGCCGCGGCTGCTGGACCGGCTGCTCGGTGACATCTCGCTGCGCCGCCGCTCACGCCGGCGCCGGGCGCTGTACGGGCTGGCCGCCTCGGTGGTGCTGGCCGTGGCCGGATCCGGGATCGTGGCCTTCTCCGGCCACGCGCGGCCGACCGCGCACACCACGGCGGCGACCGACCCGCGGACCGGGGTGTGGGCCCGGGTGACCACCGCGGACGAGGACTGGGGCAGCGATCTGCGGCTGGAGGTGAAGGACGGGTCGGGCTCGCACGTCTGCCGGCTCGTCGCGATCGGCGACGACGGCACCGAACAGGTCGTCGCCGGCTGGGCCAATCCGGCGAACGGGACCCACCCCACGACCACCCTCGGCGCCGCCCAGATGCACCCGGACGAGATCGCCCGCTACGAGGTCCGCACGGCGGACGGCGAGCGGCTGGTCACCCTGGAGTCCCGATAA
- a CDS encoding SpoIIE family protein phosphatase: MADRGAGALSLPEDWPAHPDPILALNHMGSFDWDLDAGLFHMDAQAFEVFDLLPEEYDGRPESLSRRVPPPEAARLDSVVARAIKDGSENYGAYFRIRCRDGTSRWTHTQGYIRRDGSGRPRRVVGIVRDATEELADSAARSLRAAQDEAFRQQTNIVQVVSAALAHARSVQDVIEILKDTHGIENLGAASLVMGLVEAGRIRLVAEGPADSFVPGTRVTRTDEPYPMSEVVRTLVPRFIESPEEFADHYPILWPHLTDLHITSAAYLPLIAQARPIGAMGLLYDDRRGFSDEERAVLVALGSSIGQSLMRAMLYEQDKDVAQGLQQAMLPRTIPSVRGADVAVRYRSATVGRDIGGDWYDLIPLPGGRVGAVIGDVQGHDTHAAAVMGQLRIVLRAYAAEGHPPATVMARASVFLHELDTDRFATCLYAEADLSTGVVQAVRAGHIDPLLRDADGTCRRVPVPGGLPLGLSADFGRLEYPVCTLELDPGDTLLLCTDGLVEQPGADLDDGMRGLADLIADGPDDVRALADLLIRMAERQGGEDDVALLLLRRRVPEASRAGGRLQQHVAPGDPEALTQARHMIRAAVRSWGAHDRADEVELVADELITNALMHTEGAAIVTLRALEGAGRRLRIEVEDASSALPRRREAGEDDVSGRGLLLVDRLADVWGVEARGGGKAVWCEFRVP, encoded by the coding sequence ATGGCTGATCGGGGAGCGGGTGCTCTGTCACTCCCGGAGGACTGGCCAGCCCATCCGGACCCGATTCTCGCGCTCAACCACATGGGCAGCTTCGACTGGGACCTGGACGCCGGTCTCTTCCACATGGACGCCCAGGCCTTCGAGGTGTTCGACCTGCTGCCTGAGGAGTACGACGGCCGCCCCGAATCGCTGAGCCGGCGAGTGCCGCCGCCGGAGGCCGCCCGGCTCGACTCGGTGGTCGCCCGAGCCATCAAGGACGGCAGCGAGAACTACGGCGCCTACTTCCGCATCCGCTGCCGCGACGGCACCTCGCGCTGGACCCACACCCAGGGCTACATCCGGCGCGACGGCTCCGGCCGCCCGCGCCGGGTCGTCGGCATCGTCCGCGACGCCACCGAGGAACTCGCCGACAGCGCCGCCCGCAGCCTGCGCGCCGCCCAGGACGAGGCCTTCCGCCAGCAGACCAACATCGTGCAGGTCGTCTCCGCCGCCCTCGCCCACGCCCGGAGCGTCCAGGACGTCATCGAGATCCTCAAGGACACCCACGGCATCGAGAACCTCGGCGCCGCCAGCCTGGTCATGGGCCTGGTGGAGGCGGGCCGCATCCGGCTCGTCGCGGAGGGCCCGGCCGACAGCTTCGTCCCCGGCACCCGCGTCACCCGGACGGACGAGCCGTACCCGATGAGCGAGGTCGTCCGCACGCTCGTCCCGCGGTTCATCGAGTCGCCGGAGGAGTTCGCCGACCACTACCCGATCCTCTGGCCCCACCTCACCGACCTGCACATCACCTCGGCCGCCTATCTGCCCCTGATCGCCCAGGCCCGCCCGATCGGGGCCATGGGCCTGCTCTACGACGACCGGCGCGGCTTCTCGGACGAGGAGCGGGCCGTGCTCGTCGCGCTCGGCAGCAGCATCGGGCAGAGCCTCATGCGCGCCATGCTCTACGAGCAGGACAAGGACGTGGCCCAGGGGCTCCAGCAGGCCATGCTGCCCCGCACCATCCCCAGCGTGCGCGGCGCCGACGTCGCCGTCCGCTACCGGTCGGCGACGGTGGGCCGGGACATCGGCGGCGACTGGTACGACCTGATCCCGCTGCCCGGCGGCCGCGTCGGCGCGGTCATCGGCGACGTCCAGGGGCACGACACGCACGCGGCGGCGGTGATGGGGCAGCTGCGGATCGTGCTGCGCGCCTACGCCGCCGAGGGGCACCCCCCGGCCACCGTGATGGCCCGCGCCTCGGTCTTCCTCCACGAACTCGACACCGACCGCTTCGCCACCTGCCTGTACGCGGAGGCCGACCTGTCCACCGGAGTCGTCCAGGCGGTCCGCGCCGGGCACATCGACCCGCTGCTCCGGGACGCCGACGGCACCTGCCGGCGCGTCCCCGTCCCGGGCGGGCTCCCGCTCGGCCTGTCCGCCGACTTCGGCCGTCTGGAGTACCCGGTCTGCACCCTCGAGCTCGATCCCGGCGACACCCTGCTGCTGTGCACCGACGGGCTCGTCGAACAGCCCGGCGCCGACCTCGACGACGGCATGCGCGGCCTCGCGGACCTCATCGCGGACGGCCCGGACGACGTGCGCGCCCTCGCCGACCTGCTGATCCGGATGGCCGAGCGGCAGGGCGGCGAGGACGACGTTGCCCTGCTCCTGCTGCGTCGTCGTGTCCCGGAGGCTTCCCGGGCGGGCGGCCGGCTCCAGCAGCACGTGGCGCCCGGCGACCCCGAGGCCCTCACCCAGGCCCGCCACATGATCCGCGCCGCCGTCCGCTCCTGGGGCGCCCATGACCGCGCCGACGAGGTCGAGCTGGTCGCCGACGAGCTGATCACCAACGCGCTGATGCACACCGAGGGCGCGGCGATCGTCACGCTGCGGGCCCTGGAGGGCGCCGGCCGCAGGCTCCGCATCGAGGTCGAGGACGCCTCCAGCGCCCTGCCGCGCCGCCGCGAGGCGGGGGAGGACGACGTCTCCGGCCGCGGCCTGCTCCTCGTCGACCGGCTCGCCGATGTCTGGGGCGTGGAGGCACGCGGCGGCGGCAAGGCGGTGTGGTGCGAGTTCCGGGTGCCTTAG
- a CDS encoding glycoside hydrolase family 38 C-terminal domain-containing protein, translated as MHDDRTLVEARLRRVLDERVRPAVYPESVPLEVAVWHAPGEPVPVAEGLAAEPAPIAVGARWGAPWGTSWFRVTGTVPEAWAGRTVEALLDLGFDENMPGFQCEGLVYRPDGTPVKGLNPRNQWVRIGAPVEGGEEVRLHIEAASNPVVLDYHPFRPTALGDKDTAGTEPQYTLTRMDLAVFDETVWRLVLDLEVLGELMAELPVDSARRHDILRAVERALDAVDLQDVGGTAERAREQLTGVLSAPAVPSAHRISAVGHAHIDSAWLWPLRETVRKVARTTSNMTALIEDEPEFVFAMSQAQQWAWVKEHRPEVWARVKKAVAEGRFVPAGGMWVESDTNMPGSEAMARQFVHGKRFFLDEFGVENEEAWLPDTFGFAAGLPQIIRAAGSKWLLTQKISWSQTNKFPHHTFLWEGIDGTRIFTHFPPVDTYNCSMKGAEIAHAARNFKDKGRARHSLAPTGWGDGGGGTTREMVAKAARLRDLEGSATVVWETPRAFFEKAEAEYPAPPVWVGELYLELHRATLTSQAKTKQGNRRSEHLLREAELWAATAAVRTGFPYPYEELDRIWKTVLLHQFHDILPGSSIAWVHREARATYERVAGELTAVVEGAQRALAGEGTTALVFNAAPHGRHGVPAGGAAAAPAGQPGTTLTAGPDGGHVLDNGLLRIAVDGRGLVVSAYDLAAGRETIAPGTVAGLLQLHPDFPNMWDAWDVDSFYRNTVTDLTDADSVTAGEDGESVRVVRSFGDSRVTQVLSLPPGEKRLVLDTEVDWHETEKFLKLAFPLDLHAERYASETQFGHAFRPTHTNTSWEAAKFEACNHRFVHLEEPGWGVAVVNDSTYGHDVTRSVRTGQDRGTTTTVRVSLLRAPRFPDPETDQGVHRFRHALVPGAAIADAVREGWRINLPERRTTGAHEVAPLVAVDDDAVVVTAVKLADDGSGDVVVRFHEAHGGRARATLTAGFGIADVTVTDLLERPGGDGEPPVRDGDRITVALRPFELMTLRLRRA; from the coding sequence ATGCATGACGACCGCACACTGGTGGAAGCCCGCCTCCGGCGCGTCCTCGACGAACGCGTCCGACCCGCCGTGTACCCCGAGTCCGTGCCGCTGGAGGTCGCGGTGTGGCACGCGCCCGGCGAGCCCGTACCGGTCGCGGAGGGGCTCGCCGCCGAGCCCGCGCCGATCGCCGTGGGCGCACGGTGGGGTGCTCCCTGGGGGACGAGCTGGTTCCGGGTGACCGGGACCGTGCCCGAGGCCTGGGCCGGCCGGACCGTCGAGGCCCTGCTCGACCTCGGCTTCGACGAGAACATGCCCGGCTTCCAGTGCGAGGGCCTGGTCTACCGGCCCGACGGCACCCCCGTGAAGGGCCTCAACCCCCGCAACCAGTGGGTCAGGATCGGTGCGCCCGTCGAGGGCGGCGAGGAGGTGCGCCTGCACATCGAGGCCGCCTCCAACCCGGTCGTCCTCGACTACCACCCCTTCCGGCCCACCGCGCTCGGGGACAAGGACACCGCCGGGACCGAGCCGCAGTACACGCTCACCCGCATGGACCTCGCCGTGTTCGACGAGACGGTGTGGCGGCTGGTGCTCGACCTGGAGGTGCTCGGCGAGCTGATGGCCGAGCTGCCCGTGGACTCCGCGCGCCGCCACGACATCCTGCGCGCCGTCGAACGGGCCCTGGACGCCGTGGACCTCCAGGACGTGGGCGGCACGGCGGAGCGCGCCCGGGAGCAGCTCACCGGCGTGCTGTCGGCGCCCGCCGTGCCGTCGGCGCACCGGATCAGCGCGGTCGGGCACGCGCACATCGACTCGGCGTGGCTGTGGCCGCTGCGCGAGACGGTCCGCAAGGTGGCCCGGACGACCTCCAACATGACCGCGCTGATCGAGGACGAGCCGGAGTTCGTCTTCGCCATGTCCCAGGCGCAGCAGTGGGCCTGGGTGAAGGAGCACCGGCCCGAGGTGTGGGCGCGGGTGAAGAAGGCCGTGGCGGAGGGGCGGTTCGTGCCGGCCGGCGGGATGTGGGTGGAGTCGGACACCAACATGCCCGGCTCGGAGGCGATGGCCCGGCAGTTCGTGCACGGGAAGCGGTTCTTCCTCGACGAGTTCGGTGTCGAGAACGAGGAGGCCTGGCTGCCCGACACCTTCGGCTTCGCGGCCGGTCTGCCGCAGATCATCCGGGCGGCGGGCTCCAAGTGGCTGCTGACGCAGAAGATCTCGTGGTCCCAGACCAACAAGTTCCCGCACCACACCTTCCTCTGGGAAGGCATCGACGGCACACGGATCTTCACGCACTTCCCGCCCGTCGACACCTACAACTGCTCCATGAAGGGCGCGGAGATCGCCCACGCGGCACGGAACTTCAAGGACAAGGGGAGGGCCCGGCACTCGCTCGCGCCCACCGGCTGGGGCGACGGGGGCGGCGGCACGACCCGGGAGATGGTCGCCAAGGCGGCCCGGCTGCGCGACCTCGAAGGGTCCGCCACCGTCGTCTGGGAGACACCCCGCGCCTTCTTCGAGAAGGCCGAGGCGGAGTACCCCGCGCCGCCCGTCTGGGTCGGCGAGCTGTACCTCGAACTGCACCGGGCGACCCTCACCAGCCAGGCCAAGACCAAGCAGGGCAACCGGCGCAGCGAGCACCTGCTGCGCGAGGCCGAGCTGTGGGCGGCCACCGCGGCCGTGCGCACCGGTTTCCCCTACCCCTACGAGGAGCTGGACCGGATCTGGAAGACGGTCCTGCTGCACCAGTTCCACGACATCCTGCCCGGATCGTCCATCGCCTGGGTGCACCGGGAGGCGCGGGCGACGTACGAGCGTGTCGCCGGCGAGCTGACCGCGGTCGTCGAGGGCGCCCAGCGCGCGCTGGCCGGGGAGGGCACCACCGCGCTGGTCTTCAACGCGGCCCCGCACGGCCGCCACGGCGTCCCGGCGGGCGGGGCCGCGGCGGCCCCGGCCGGGCAGCCCGGGACGACCCTCACGGCGGGCCCGGACGGCGGTCACGTGCTGGACAACGGGCTGCTCCGGATCGCCGTCGACGGCCGCGGTCTGGTCGTCTCCGCGTACGACCTCGCCGCCGGCCGCGAGACGATCGCCCCCGGCACCGTCGCCGGTCTCCTCCAGCTGCACCCGGACTTCCCGAACATGTGGGACGCCTGGGACGTCGACTCCTTCTACCGCAACACCGTCACCGACCTCACGGACGCCGACTCGGTCACGGCCGGCGAGGACGGGGAGTCGGTGCGGGTCGTGCGGTCCTTCGGGGACTCCCGGGTCACCCAGGTGCTGTCGCTGCCGCCGGGGGAGAAGCGGCTGGTGCTGGACACCGAGGTCGACTGGCACGAGACGGAGAAGTTCCTGAAGCTGGCCTTCCCGCTCGACCTGCACGCCGAACGGTACGCGTCCGAGACGCAGTTCGGGCACGCCTTCAGGCCCACGCACACCAACACCTCATGGGAGGCAGCCAAGTTCGAAGCGTGCAACCACCGCTTCGTGCACCTGGAGGAGCCGGGCTGGGGCGTCGCCGTCGTCAACGACTCGACGTACGGCCACGACGTGACCCGGAGCGTGCGGACCGGCCAAGACCGCGGGACGACGACCACCGTGCGGGTCTCCCTGCTGCGCGCCCCGCGCTTCCCCGATCCCGAGACCGACCAGGGCGTGCACCGGTTCCGGCACGCTCTGGTCCCCGGTGCGGCGATCGCGGACGCGGTCCGCGAGGGCTGGCGGATCAACCTGCCGGAGCGGCGCACGACCGGCGCCCACGAGGTCGCCCCGCTGGTCGCCGTGGACGACGACGCGGTCGTGGTCACGGCCGTGAAGCTGGCCGACGACGGCAGCGGCGACGTGGTGGTCCGCTTCCACGAGGCGCACGGCGGCCGGGCCCGGGCCACGCTCACGGCCGGCTTCGGAATCGCGGACGTCACGGTGACGGACCTGCTGGAACGGCCGGGCGGTGACGGGGAACCGCCGGTGCGCGACGGCGACCGGATCACCGTGGCGCTGCGGCCCTTCGAGCTGATGACGCTGCGGCTGCGCCGGGCGTGA